The following nucleotide sequence is from Glycine max cultivar Williams 82 chromosome 9, Glycine_max_v4.0, whole genome shotgun sequence.
AAGCACACTCCATTACAGGCCTTGCTGCTAAGTGGCACATATGTGCTACCATAAACTCGTTTGACAACATTGAAGGAGAGACACCAACAACTGCACATGCAATTTCAGCCCAAGCTATTGCTACCAATATTAGTTGGGGATCTTCGGATGATGATGAGGTAGGAGATGAGGAGGATGACTTAGATAACACCAAATTGTTGCTGCCAATTTACACCCAAACTATCTCATTCCATAAGAGGCAGGCTCTAGGTAAATGGGGATTTTTTTTAGTGGTATTTTTCTTGTCAAAGTATTAGTCCAATTGTGTTTTGTCCTTAGTTATCTAGCTTTTGATGCAGTGACATACTTGGAGAACAATAGAGCAGGAATCACAGTGTTCGGATTCATGCTTGACAGAACTTGGCTTCACTCCATTTTTGGCATTCAATTGGCTCTTTGCCTTTGGCTACTTAACAAGACAGTTGGTGTATAGAGACAGAAAGGAACTGCTGTGATCCTCCTATCTTGTTTActgtatattttgaatattcACCGGTTCATTTTGGTCTTAAGATTTCTGGTTATGATCTACAAATACCACTTTGTTGGGATCTTTTTGCCTAATTAACAGACAAAGGACTTGGATTGTCTGTGAGATCCCATGCCCACCACAATTCCAATaggccaaaattttaaattttgaatggtGATTAGTCCACAGCTcatggactaaaaaaaataaagaaaaactaacTTCTCAGTTGATGTGTGGATGTGGAACCTTTCCAACAGTTCCTTTCAGTTTTCCTCCATCTTCTCTGCTTTTCTCTATTACTCTTTCTCTCTATCCATCATTTACCCATGTTttcttcaacaacaaaaaaattctattttaatactttttgtgTTTTATGCTGCAGAAGCAGCAAGGTTGGATAGAATCCAATTTGGTGATATATCCGATGAAAAataactggaaaaaaaaaagttgcttcAGCAGTGCAACTGTACaatacaagataaactaggatAGTGTATTAAAAGAGTAAATAGCAAGATCAAATAAAGGGATTGAACAATTTAAATACATacttacatacatacatatatatatatatatatatatatatatatatatatatatatatatatatatatatatatatatatatatatataaaatccacATGGTGCTACTAGAAAGAATCTCTTATACGCGGAAATGAGATTATGACAGGGAGGATATTGCTACAGAGAACACAACAAAACTTAAGCCAAGCCAACTACATAATTATGTCCTGCCTTTTAAAAtgctaaacaaaaagaaagcgaCTTATATTTTGGTACGCAACATATTCAAAGAAGCTTTGTAACTATCGATTTATTTTTTAGGGCGTGACCCCTGATTCATAGGGTCATACTATTATTTCATTCTCTGCATTgctaagttattaattttattaatcaattccTCGGAGACTAGTTCTACTTATATAAGGGCTTTGTTTTTGCAGAAACATGCTCTCTACTGTTAAGCCAACATATCCTATCTCGGAGGCACATAGAGAGAGGTCAAAGATCCTTTTGCCCCGGATTCTATACCATAAGAACTCTTCCAGTTAATAATGGCTGTaagtttttatgttttcatactatatatatattctgaacTCAACATGTTATAATTGGGAATAAAACATGATTAGGAACTAATTTGGTTTTAATCTAAATAACCATTTCCTGTTACTTCATGTTGGATTTGTTACTTTTTGTGAGCACCTTCGGAAGTCAGACCTGGCGTTATCTCCTCAAACAAACCTCGTTTTTCCGTTCAGTTTTGTCCATAGTCTTAAAAACTATGGTTTTACCAGCTATAAGGTCGCCGAAATCAGAGGCACCACTCATAATTAGTCCCTTATACTGTATTTCCTTATGTCACTAATTATGTCaactaatttatgttttttaagaaaaataattattatattaattttattaattatttgtattattattttaaaattattcttttattttaggtattcctctatttattttttattaatgtttggaaagaaaataattaaataaaaatatatgaaaaaaaaagaatcaatatatctaaaagttaaaaaataatcttataaaaaaacaggtaaatttatttaaacaatcTTATACCTATAGCTTcagctttttttatttatttataaatctcatacctaaaattaattattataggcAACCAAAAAAGTTTTCACATCtttgaaaatcaatttcattgtGATATATTTGTAGTTGTATGGATATATTTGTAAAAGAAGGAGATATAGGCATGTTTTGTTAAGTTTTTCTATAACCACttcatgaaattaattttttcataaactaaaatattgTCTCATACTTTACTaaagttatatacttatatgaaagattttatataaattaattaatacaaaactcattttaacttaagaaaaagtttatcttttatttttttattttcttcgttcagaagtatttatcaaaataaacccTTGGGTAAAGGAGCctcttgaatattttattaatcctcattacatgttttttaagaaaaccttATAATTCCTTAGGCATCATCCCTATTACAAAAATTTGTGAAACTTGCATATCCTTTCTTCACAAATGTGACCCCCTCTTTGGTTGGATCAAATAGGATTTCCtcataaaaattatagatattcttaattttaaaaaagaaaaaaaaatcctaaaagctaaaatattctaaacaaattcataatatttttaaatctaaataatatcctaaagatttaaaacaaataataaattaataaaagataaactaaattattctttcttttctaaactaaaaatatcatgCATATTCTCAACCACCATtaccttccttttttttattaccgTATGTTATCCGAATGTAATTGCTACcttggaaaacatttttttgcaaAACAAAGATGCGAATAAGTTTTGATCCCGAGTCCTCTTCTCCATGACAGCAACATTCTCATCACGTTCCCAAGTTTGGCAACTGGGACACTGACAACGTTCCATACACCTCATATTTTGAGAATGCACGCAGAGAAAAGTCTGGGATCATGATTAATCCTAATGACCCAATGGAAAACCCAGAGGCCTTCAACACGTGCATAAGAGTTGATGCTGATGAAGTGATGATGGCTTCTCATGGCTATTCCCACAACGTACATTCTTTGGAAAATGGAAGCCATGTGCGCCGCAGGAGCAGGGGAAGTAATGGTGAACTCACAGTCACAGCAGAGTTTGGCGCCAGTGAACAGAGTCATTTTGATCACTCTGTGAACCACAAGAGGAACATGTCCAAAGGAGGCAGTAGCATTAAGGGCTTCTCTTCGTCAAGCCATAATACACAAAGGACTGCAAACTCTTCCTTTAGTGACCACTCGGTAATTTTCATTTAGCTTGCCCTTGTCTCTGTTTTCTGCAttcataatcaattacaaggaAACGAGGGTTGAAAAAATCAaactgatttggataaaaagaagaagaaaaaattgaaccaaTCCCTTTATGAAAATGGTGCATATGTTAACGGAATCATTTTTAAAGAGGTTTGATTTTGTTTGGTTCTTTAGAAAAACCTATCaatatatgaataataaatagataattaaattgaatcaaatccaaactatttgaaaatgaattagttcggaattaaaaaaaaaacaacttttgtaccatcttaaaaattatagtcAATTATCATTGGAGTGATGATATTTAAATATCTCTATATTTTAAACATCTCTCATCTTTTTTATCTGTTCTTTCTATCACATAATATGacttttcatatttatattttttttaagtgtcaaGAAACATTTggtcatatttaaatattttttccttgtcatccttgtttgttgaaacgtaattaaaatcaattacagaataaaataatatttttaattataaactcATTCTCCGGTCTCTTTTCATCCAAGTCAAACATTATAGtattatatctttttaattttttttatatttctctcaaaacaaacaacccaaAAATTCAACCATATATCATACATATTTCCTCTTCTTTATTTCTtgctttcttattttcatttactttattattttcctCAATATTAAAGAGAGGGCAAATGATCttgaaatataaaatgtttaGGTTAGCTTGTGtgttaacttttattatttgaattttcgtATTCTcataaaatacatgtttgaTTTAggaatgaaagataaaaaaaaaaaaagtaaaaggaaagaaaataaataaaataaataaaaaatgagatggtTTTCTTAGAatgcttgataagaaagaaaacgaaaaaataaaagattttttctcttatttgattttataaaaaagtaaaagataataaaaaaagacatataaatgacataaatatctcaaataaaaaaatgtagaaaaaatgtatttttgtctttataCCTATTCAAACCTTCCATTTTCTATCAAAAATAGATGTAACACATCTTTACCTGTGATCCTCATGAATAATTCTTTCACCCTTTCCTAATTCCTACAGTAAGCATCTCCAAAGGCTAGAAGGATTCGCAATTATCATATTTTCCTTCCCTCTTCAATCATACTGTCtcttttggaagaaaaaaaatggcaaaAAATCGACTAAAATTTTGTTTGGTAAACACTCATTTTTAAGATCTCTTATCATTCaagattaattaaattgtttttaagggaaattaattaaattgttaagATTAAGTAAAATGGTTTATGGTTTAGGACTTTATTAGGTTGATATATTAATCCTTTATATTGAATCTCTATTATTTCCTAACATACAACTGACATGGGTGCTAGTTACacgtttttttattatactttttggaacacactttttattattaacttaaaatttatcaaagtttttaaattttgatgaatCTCAGTTATAGTTAtgattcttttccttcaatctAAGGATATTGAATGAAATCAGTCTGTCTTTTTTTCtatcactttattttatttattactccAATTCATTGTTTTCTTCATCTTGGACTTCTATGGTGATCAAATTTATGGACTGCATGGGGGCAGAACCATCGAGCAACTGCAATACCCAAATTTGGTACTTGGGATGTCACAAACCCCAAGTCAGGAGAGGGTTATACTGCTATTTTCagcaaaataaaagaagagaggCAAATTAAGTCCAGCCACGTGTCCAGCATACACAGTACTCCACCACTTAacaattcaaatattaagaatCAATATGGTGAATCTTCCTCCTGGTTGTCTAAGGTGATGCGATGTTGTGTTTTCCAAACAATTTatcctcatcatttttctttttctttgaagtTATATTAACAAATGAGATGTGGGGCGCAgaacaaaataaagtaaatgaaaatcAGTTGAATCGAATTGAAAAACCTAGGAAAAAAAGCACACACGTGCACACACCCActatattgatttaatttactTCATCCATCTATGCAAGGTGTTGATTTCCTATTCCAGTGCTAATCTGgtgaatattttcataatttcatgCAGTATTGTTGCTGTTGTTTCCAAGCTGGCCAAAGCAAATGAACGTGGAATCTAATGTAAAATTTGGACAGGAAGTAGATCTTATATGTGTCATTTACTTTATTTGCCCCGCtaatgtttcaatttatttggGATATTTATCGTATATTCTTCATAACtattttagtttgatttattatcatttttcatatatattaattatatatggtCATTTTGGGGTCCAAAAATGCTCTATTATGCTTGGATGAAGATGACAGACAGTATTTCGACATGGCCTAACTTTTTGAGTACGTCAAGATGAGTATTGCTAAATGTTTCAATTAATATCGCCCTCATCTTTGACAATTGGGTTTGCAATAGTATATTACATATTTTAGTCAATTCATTAATCAAGCCAGTCATTATTATCTAAAGAGATTAGTCTTAAAAATACCATTAAagatttacattttaattaataaaattcgccactaaacataataataacaactatGATTATAATATTGATATTAATCTGGTGATGGTGACAATAATATTGTGATAATACTAATTGAAGAGATAATTATGAACTATGAtgataatgattattttatcttatttgttaattatttttattgatatttattattCTCATTTTACTTAAACAAATAGATAAGTTTATGaaagttaacttttttttttcattttcttttacaatttttctttaactaaataaaagaattgttatttgtattttgtatttggtttcctgtgtaatttttatttaaaaaaatgtttttttaacccaaaaagaaaagtaatgccgccctttctttttgaatttgaaatgcaTACTTTTGCTTattcttaattcttaaaatacTCCAAAAGTCccaatttttatctaatataatttttgttaatttaatcgTCCCTAATACTTATCATTTTGAAGTAGACATCAGTCAAAGTCAATAATAAGAAACGATCGGGTGTGACTTGTGAGCGTGTTACATGTGGACGGAAACGGGAACGTAGCAATGGCGCCCAAATTCAAAAATTCGAAACGACAAAAACGAGAAAGGAGGCATCCAATGCGGTCCCATCCACACAAACATCCAGTGGATAAACGATCTAACGGTCTCACATAAACCACCATCACTTTGCGGGCCCCACTCCAAAGCAAAATTAAATCATCACGATCCACGCGTCAAGATCAGGCTCGCGTGCCGATATCATTTGAAAACTGATAAGAGTCCTCTCTATCTCTGGCCTTTGAATTCCAATTCCAACACCGAGTTGAATCGCGACGAAGATGAAGACCGAATCGCGTTCGAAAGAGGAAACAAAGACGTATCAGGAATGGTTTAATTTGGCAGATTCAGGTtagtctttttttaataattttgctCACTTCAGAGTTTGAGATTGAAACGATTCGTTTTCATTTGGAAATTTGGAATTGAATGGTAGATGGAGATGGTCGAATCTCTGGGAACGACGCCACAAAGTTCTTCGCTCTCTCCAACTTGTCGCGCTCGCAACTGAAGCAACTCTGGGCTCTCGCCGATGTCAAAAGGCAAGGGTTTTTGGGCTTCACAGAGTTTGTTACTGCAATGCAGGTTTCACATTTTAATCGTCGTTTCGTTTCATCTCGTGTCGTATTTGATTCCCGCTGGCTTTTGAATTCAATTTTCGTTGTTATAAACAGTTGGTTTCGCTAGCACAAGCAGGGCAGGAACTTAAATCAGATATCCTCAAAACGCAAAGCAAGTGTACTTTCATTATTTTCCCCTCTTCATTAGAAATTGCTAAAATGAGTTTATAACTTGGATGCTATATGAATGCGATACATGCGATGGTAATTCATAGCTCTATTTCCCTTTATTACAGTTGACAAGGAAAATATTAAACCTCCCGTATTGGAAGGACTCGATGCTTTAGTAGCAGTAAGTTGTGTTTTTCATCTCATCTAATGCTTTATTTATCGACTAAATAGATCGTGTTAATTAATTCTATCGATTCCTTTCCTTATTGTTCTTTTTCCCAGCAAATGAGTTTAACAATTAGTGCCCCGCCGGAAGTAAATGGTTAGATATGCAACttaatctttttattcttttattaattagttatattattgtattcttttaattaatactatttGATTGGATTGTTTTACTGATAATATACAGGGACTCCTCAGCCTCAAGTGTTCCCAACTAACCGGTGGTTTGGTTCAAAATCTTCAAAGAAAGTGAGTCCTGTTATTTATTCTCAGATCTAGAGTCTGTCTTggtttttatgaaattcaaatttccaagCTACATGATTCCATGCTATGTATTCCATTTTGTTCATTTAGTTTTTGCCTTGTTGGTGCTGTATGTTCATTATTTTGCAGATGAATTAATAATTTCTCTTTATCTGAACATCTGATTCTTATTTGATTGAGACTTGAGAGATCCTTGAAGCTTATCTTCCAATAATGCTCACTTGAATGAGTGATTAAGTGTTTAAGCAAAATGATTGACATAAGGGGTTGTGGGGTGCAAAGGTGCAATTACACTTCAATGTTCACACGATCGATTTTATGGTGCAAAGGTGCTTGGTGAATGTTGTCAATTCTGTTCAAATTTTTATTGGGAAAAATGAAGTACTTTTCCTCACTTGTGTTGATTATTACGAGAGATAGATGCATGATGTgtcatttattaaatatttgtagtTCCTGTcctctcccatttccattcatTACTCTGATGAGTCAAATCACATTAGAGAATGTATTTTTGTTACCGTTTATTCTCAAATTACTGCATGCAGTCttgcttaattttattttgttgctaGATATTTTCTAATCCTAAAAAGTTTGCCTTTTCTTAGTTATCTCTGAATTCAGTTACATCAATCATTGATGGCTTAAAGAGATTGTATATTGAAAGGTTAAAGCCCTTGGAAGTTGCTTATCAATACAATGATTTTGTGTCTCCATTGTTGGTAAGTAGCATTTGCACCCaatgtataaattttgttaactgTGTTTCTGAGAGCATGGTACTTGTTCTACTTAGCATATCTTATTCGCATAAATATGATGATATTAACTTCAAGATATTCTTGGTTTCTTCCCTTTCAGACCAACACTGATTTTGATGCTAAACCAATGGTCATGCTTCTTGGTCAATATTCAACAGGAAAAACTACATTTATAAAACATTTGTTAAAATGTGATTATCCAGGTAGGTTAAGTTCTTGACAATCTACTCATTAACATTGTAGTAATTTCTTCATTGATAAAATTGATGACTGATTGATTCATGATCCTGACTCTGTAGGAGCACATGTTGGACCAGAACCTACCACCGATAGATTTGTTGTTGTCATGGTAAAAGAAGTTTCATTCTTGTTCTCATATTGCCTCTGGAAGTCAATAAAGtccaaatagaaaaatatttatgtgtgATAAATAGTAGAAATCATGATGTTATTGttaccatttttttcttctaaattctGTCAAGTTGTGTTTTGATTGTGCTCATGGTGCTtgcttcaaaactctttttatttAGTCTGGACCTGATGAGAGAAGTATTCCTGGAAATACTATTGCTGTCGATGCTGACATGCCTTTTGGTGGCCTGACAACATTTGGAGGTTCATTTTTATCTAAGTTCCAATGCTCTCAAATGCCACACCCTGtgagttttatttatatttccaaCTCCAATGATTTTGTCATTGTTTGTGCTTGAACTTGaagcaatttttttctttcagttGTTAGATGAAGTAACATTTGTGGACACTCCTGGTGTCCTATCTGGAGAGAAACAAAGGACTCAAAGAAGCTATGATTTCACTGGTGTTGTATCTTGGTTTGCTGCAAAATGTGATCTCATCCTTCTCCTATTTGATCCTCATAAATTAGACATCAGTGATGAGTTTAAACGTGTAATTGCATCTCTACATGGTAACGATGACAAGATACGAGTGGTTTTGAACAAGGCAGACCAAGTTGATACTCAACAAGTAAGAGAATATCAACATAGGTTACCTGGTTTGtcatatttattatcttttttgctACTTACATGCCTAATTGTGATATTGTAGCTTATGAGAGTTTATGGAGCATTGATGTGGTCACTGGGTAAAGTTCTAAATACTCCCGAAGTTACACGTGTATATATTGGGTAGGGGCTTATTGTTATCTTTCAAATATGTTTAACGTTCCATGGCTTTGCTTGCAAGTATTGAAATTGATCCATTCTTTCAAATTTATACTGTCTTGTAGTGGTTTTGCAGGTTTTATGTAGTCAGAGTTTTAGTGAACATTTAATCTCACTGTTTTTTTGTCGAAAATTGCATTAAATGCATAGTATCTTTTGGTGATATTCGCATTGTTTCACTTTATATTATTAGATTGCTTCTCCAGTGAATAATATCTTTTGGTTGtaagtatattttcctttgcttgaCTTCACAGCTCATTTAATGATAAGCCTATGGATGAAGGCTTCGTCAGTCCATTAGGACAGGATCTCTTTGAGAAGGAACAAAATAATCTGCTTGCTGATTTGATGGATATTCCAAAGAAGGCATGCGATCGTCGGGTATTgtcaataatttcatattatttggGACATGGTAgtgaaaattgaattaattttatgtgGATGATAGACCACTGAATTACCTGTACCTCGTGTCAGCTCCTATATATTAATTTCCTGTTTCAAAGATTTAGTCATTGGAAATTTGGAATGGTGCAGATCAATGAATTTGTGAAACGTGCAAGATCTGCTAAAATTCATGCATATATAATTAGCCATCTTAAGAAGGAGATGCCTGCTATAATGGGCAAAGCCAAGGCTCGACAAAGACTTCTTGATAATCTTGAGGAAGAATTTGCAAAGGTCTTTCTTTCCTACCCTTCCTCTTAGTTTGATTGCTTAATTTTCAGGTACTTACCATTCATATTTTTGCAAACAGGTTCAAAGGGAGTTTCATCTACCAGCCGGTGATTTTCCCAATGTTGAACACTTCAGAGAAGTTCTAAATGGTTATAACATTGACAAATTTGAGAAACTAAAGCCTAAAATGATTCAAGCAGTAGATGACATGCTTGGGTTTGAAATACCAGAGCTTTTGAAGAAATTCAGAAATCCTTacgattaaaataataaaaaaatgttggaaaatgttgtcattttttatGTATGTTTATCAAGTTTGAGATCTTAATGTTTAAGTTAATTATTGGATTGTGGATGGTTTCATTTTCAGTGTCTAATATCCATATTCTATTCATTTGGTAGTAGCTATGTAGAACTCCTGCCTTTTTTGTTTTGCCTTACAATGAGGGGAAGGCACCTGATACGTATCACACAAGAACAGCAAAGAATAAGCAGGTAAAATTGAGGAAAAACAAAGGTAATGTTCTGTATTGATGGTAAATGAGGTAACCTACAACAGGGGGAATCCCCTCTTGTCCCAGAGCAAGCTCCTATTAGAGAAATACAAAGGATTCCTCTACCCAATTAAGCATCAAAATACAGAATATTCCCTCCAAAAGCAAGaaacaaataacagaaaagatatcattctctctctcctttATCAACCAAATCCTCCCTTATGCCAATTTTGCCCCTCTCTTTCTGCGAGAATAAACCAACCATTCTGACTTGGGCTCGTATAGGCACCATAGGAAAGTACTGTTATCGTGAAGCACATCAAACATTTCTAATGCTAGTAAGTGGGGATTGTGGGTCAACCGTGTTGGTAAATTGTGAATGTGGAGCTGACGAGTATTGGTCTATTGGAGTTGAGTTGCGCCCTCCAGATTCCTAATTCCTGAAAAAGTATTTGAAATccaattaacttttataaaaacacGTGCTATTAAAGaaaagtgatttattttcattattataaaaagGATGACCACATCCCTTGTATACATATATAATGACTAATGATACACaaactatcatttttttaaacatttattttttatttcttatcatattatgaattttatcatttttattttttttattttcttttcttagtgTATTATAGCATTTGTCAGATATCAAGCAAACATCATTTTTGAAGGTATGATATGTCAAAACATGTACATTGGAGATCACGGTAAAATATAGAAAAGGCAAGATTGGATAATAAACTTgtaatttatctaaaaaaaggATTCTCCAAATATAGTAGTTTCTTTATctgtttaataaattatttattgatctGATCCAAATATAGTAGTTGCCTGATAATAGGAATTTCTTTTTACTATAAAACGAGATTTTTGTGTACCGTCGTGTCAAATGAGTTTGTTtccgaattaaaaaaaaaaagtttagactGGGTAATTGCCAGTAATAAATTGAGTATCGCGGGTAAGTTCCGATTGGCATTTCTGTATGCTTAACtttttactcttatttttatttaagtgttctttttttttaacaaaatacaaaattattgtgttatttcatattttttttttctaaaatttccttaaaattttcaaatgaaaatcaaaattatttaaatttaattttttttatatttgatgaaaaactaaaaagataaataaataatatttgatttttactttcataaataaaataatttatagctGTGATAGAATAATCTAAATAAAGTATTACAATAACATGCCCAATAAAGGAAtatggtattttatttatttattataaagcaacattagaataatatattaatgtaaatttgataataaaaaataaaaacaattttttttaaagaagtcaATTTGTagttaaataaattcaattttttttaaaataattaaaagggcAAGAAGAAGAGATAAGatgattaaatatttctttactattttctatataaattttaaaaaaagtttagacACTAGTTAATTTTCATCAAGAAGCTGT
It contains:
- the LOC100808554 gene encoding RPM1-interacting protein 4, producing the protein MAQHSHHVPKFGNWDTDNVPYTSYFENARREKSGIMINPNDPMENPEAFNTCIRVDADEVMMASHGYSHNVHSLENGSHVRRRSRGSNGELTVTAEFGASEQSHFDHSVNHKRNMSKGGSSIKGFSSSSHNTQRTANSSFSDHSNHRATAIPKFGTWDVTNPKSGEGYTAIFSKIKEERQIKSSHVSSIHSTPPLNNSNIKNQYGESSSWLSKYCCCCFQAGQSK
- the LOC100809091 gene encoding EH domain-containing protein 1, which produces MKTESRSKEETKTYQEWFNLADSDGDGRISGNDATKFFALSNLSRSQLKQLWALADVKRQGFLGFTEFVTAMQLVSLAQAGQELKSDILKTQIDKENIKPPVLEGLDALVAQMSLTISAPPEVNGTPQPQVFPTNRWFGSKSSKKLSLNSVTSIIDGLKRLYIERLKPLEVAYQYNDFVSPLLTNTDFDAKPMVMLLGQYSTGKTTFIKHLLKCDYPGAHVGPEPTTDRFVVVMSGPDERSIPGNTIAVDADMPFGGLTTFGGSFLSKFQCSQMPHPLLDEVTFVDTPGVLSGEKQRTQRSYDFTGVVSWFAAKCDLILLLFDPHKLDISDEFKRVIASLHGNDDKIRVVLNKADQVDTQQLMRVYGALMWSLGKVLNTPEVTRVYIGSFNDKPMDEGFVSPLGQDLFEKEQNNLLADLMDIPKKACDRRINEFVKRARSAKIHAYIISHLKKEMPAIMGKAKARQRLLDNLEEEFAKVQREFHLPAGDFPNVEHFREVLNGYNIDKFEKLKPKMIQAVDDMLGFEIPELLKKFRNPYD